The proteins below are encoded in one region of Triticum aestivum cultivar Chinese Spring chromosome 1B, IWGSC CS RefSeq v2.1, whole genome shotgun sequence:
- the LOC123136500 gene encoding nicotianamine aminotransferase A: MATVHQTNGAAAVNGKSKGHDEAPAANGNSNGHAEAAPANGNSNGHGEAAAANGHAEATANGKSNGHGEAAAANGESNGHEVAAAVAAPEEAVEWNFAGAKGGVLAATGANMSIRAIRYKISASVQENGPRPVLPLAHGDPSVFPAFRTAVEAEDAVAAALRTGQFNCYPAGVGLPAARSAVAEHLSQGVPYKLSADDIFLTAGGTQAIEVIIPVLAQTAGANILLPRPGYPNYEARAAFNKLEVRHFDLIPEKGWEVDIDSLESIADKNTTAMVIINPNNPCGSVYSYDHLAKVAEVARKLGILVIADEVYGKLVLGCAPFIPMGVFGHTTPVLSIGSLSKSWIVPGWRLGWVAVYDPRKILEETKISTSITNYLNVSTDPATFIQAALPQILENTKEDFFKGIIGLLKESSEICYREIKENKYITCPHKPEGSMFVMVKLNLHLLEEIHDDIDFCCKLAKEESVILCPGSVLGMENWVRITFACVPTSLRDGLERIKSFCQRNKKKNLINGC, translated from the exons ATGGCGACCGTACACCAGACCAACGGCGCCGCCGCCGTGAACGGCAAGAGCAAGGGCCACGACGAGGCCCCCGCCGCGAACGGCAATAGCAACGGCCATGCCGAGGCCGCCCCCGCGAACGGCAACAGCAACGGCCACGGCGAGGCCGCCGCCGCGAACGGCCATGCCGAGGCCACTGCGAACGGCAAGAGCAACGGGCACGGCGAGGCCGCTGCCGCGAACGGCGAGAGCAACGGCCATGAggtggcggcggcagtggcggcgccggaggaggcggtggagTGGAATTTCGCGGGGGCCAAGGGCGGCGTCCTGGCGGCGACGGGGGCGAACATGAGCATCCGGGCGATACGGTACAAGATCAGCGCGAGCGTGCAGGAGAACGGGCCGCGGCCCGTGCTGCCCCTGGCCCACGGGGACCCGTCCGTTTTCCCGGCCTTCCGCACGGCCGTCGAGGccgaggacgccgtcgccgccgcgctgCGCACGGGGCAGTTCAACTGCTACCCCGCCGGCGTCGGCCTCCCCGCCGCAAGAAG TGCCGTGGCAGAGCACTTGTCGCAGGGTGTGCCCTACAAGCTATCGGCCGACGACATCTTCCTCACCGCCGGTGGAACCCAAGCGATTGAGGTCATAATCCCAGTTCTGGCCCAAACCGCCGGCGCCAACATTCTGCTCCCCAGGCCAGGCTATCCAAACTACGAGGCGCGCGCGGCGTTCAACAAATTGGAGGTTCGACATTTTGACCTCATCCCCGAGAAGGGGTGGGAGGTCGACATCGACTCGCTGGAATCCATCGCCGACAAGAACACAACTGCGATGGTCATCATAAACCCAAACAATCCATGTGGCAGCGTTTACTCCTACGACCATTTAGCCAAG GTTGCAGAGGTGGCAAGAAAGCTCGGAATATTGGTGATTGCTGACGAGGTATACGGCAAGCTGGTTTTGGGCTGCGCCCCGTTCATCCCAATGGGTGTGTTTGGGCACACTACCCCTGTGTTGTCCATAGGGTCTCTGTCCAAGTCATGGATAGTGCCTGGATGGCGACTTGGATGGGTAGCGGTGTACGACCCCAGAAAGATTTTAGAGGAAACTAAG ATCTCTACATCTATTACGAATTACCTTAATGTCTCAACGGACCCAGCAACCTTCATTCAG GCGGCTCTTCCTCAAATTCTTGAGAACACAAAAGAAGATTTCTTCAAGGGGATTATTGGTCTGCTAAAGGAATCATCAGAGATATGCTATAGAGAAATAAAGGAGAATAAATACATTACTTGCCCTCACAAGCCAGAAGGATCGATGTTTGTAATG GTGAAACTGAACTTGCATCTTTTGGAGGAGATCCATGATGACATTGATTTTTGCTGCAAGCTCGCAAAAGAAGAATCGGTGATTTTATGCCCAG GGAGTGTTCTGGGAATGGAAAATTGGGTCCGCATTACTTTTGCTTGTGTTCCAACTTCTCTTCGAGATGGTCTCGAAAGGATCAAATCCTTCTGtcaaaggaacaagaagaagaatttGATTAATGGTTGTTAG